In a genomic window of Gammaproteobacteria bacterium:
- a CDS encoding efflux RND transporter periplasmic adaptor subunit, which translates to MRRITLPLLIAMITAGLIALLVITRPSMAPVEQAEIRWPVRVAVARFQDLRPVLELYGEIVAGRESELRALTPGPIAVVGENFREGARVEEGELLVRVDPFDYEIALAEQSAAAAEAEAQLRLKEQDMERIQALYAEGNVSAQQRDTAELELEMARAGLERSRAAARRAERDLRDTRLVAPYDGVLVDVNANLGKQLSTSDRVARIVDPASLEVGFPLSNEQYGRLMSEGSLMGRAARIFWKVGEVELEFGARIERLGGEIAAASGGVRVFAELLDTSIDTPLRPGAFVRIELDDRLYPAVAAIPETALYGEDRVFVVENGLLKSRRVELHGYDGELMLLGKAPENALADGEQVVITQLREAGENARAVVVE; encoded by the coding sequence ATGCGACGCATAACCCTTCCGCTGCTGATCGCGATGATCACTGCCGGACTCATCGCCCTGCTGGTAATCACGCGCCCCAGCATGGCGCCGGTGGAGCAGGCGGAAATCCGGTGGCCGGTGCGGGTCGCCGTCGCCCGCTTCCAGGACCTGCGCCCGGTGCTCGAACTCTACGGCGAAATCGTCGCCGGACGCGAGAGCGAACTCCGGGCCCTCACGCCGGGGCCGATCGCTGTGGTCGGGGAGAACTTCCGGGAAGGCGCCCGGGTGGAAGAGGGCGAACTGCTGGTGCGCGTCGATCCGTTCGACTACGAGATCGCGCTGGCGGAGCAGAGCGCCGCCGCGGCCGAGGCCGAAGCGCAGTTGCGCCTGAAGGAGCAGGACATGGAGCGCATCCAGGCGCTCTACGCCGAGGGCAACGTCTCGGCCCAGCAGCGGGACACCGCGGAGCTGGAACTGGAAATGGCGCGCGCCGGCCTGGAGCGCAGCAGGGCGGCCGCCCGGCGGGCCGAGCGGGACTTGCGCGACACCCGGCTGGTCGCGCCCTATGACGGCGTGCTGGTGGACGTGAACGCCAACCTGGGCAAACAGCTGTCCACTTCGGACCGCGTGGCGCGCATCGTCGATCCGGCTTCGCTGGAGGTGGGATTCCCGCTTTCCAACGAGCAGTACGGGCGGCTGATGTCCGAGGGCAGCCTGATGGGCCGGGCGGCGCGGATCTTCTGGAAGGTCGGCGAAGTCGAACTGGAATTCGGCGCGCGCATCGAACGGCTGGGCGGCGAGATCGCCGCGGCCAGCGGCGGCGTGCGGGTTTTCGCGGAATTGCTCGACACCTCGATCGACACCCCGCTTCGGCCCGGCGCCTTCGTGCGCATCGAACTCGACGACCGGCTCTATCCCGCGGTCGCGGCGATACCGGAGACCGCGCTGTACGGCGAGGACCGGGTTTTCGTGGTCGAGAACGGCCTGCTGAAGTCCCGGCGCGTCGAACTGCACGGCTACGACGGCGAATTGATGCTGCTGGGCAAGGCGCCGGAGAACGCACTCGCCGACGGCGAGCAGGTCGTGATCACGCAGCTCCGCGAAGCCGGCGAGAACGCCCGCGCGGTCGTCGTCGAGTAA
- the tuf gene encoding elongation factor Tu produces the protein MAKAKFERTKPHVNVGTIGHVDHGKTTLTAALTKIMAASHGGEVKAFDEIDNAPEERERGITIATAHVEYESDNRHYAHVDCPGHADYVKNMITGAAQMDGAVLVVSAADGPMPQTREHILLARQVGVPYIVVYLNKSDMVDDEELLELVELEVRDLLSQYDFPGDDTPVIVGSALQALEGQEGDRGVGSVRALVEAMDSYIPEPERAIDGAFLMPIEDVFSIAGRGTVVTGRVERGVVKVGEEVEIVGIKDTSKTTCTGVEMFRKLLDEGQAGDNVGVLLRGVKRTEVERGQVLSRPGSITPHTRFNAEVYVLTKEEGGRHTPFFKGYRPQFYFRTTDVTGAVKLPQDMEMVMPGDNVRMEVDLIAPIAMEDGLRFAIREGGRTVGAGVVASVVE, from the coding sequence ATGGCCAAGGCGAAATTTGAGCGTACCAAGCCGCACGTGAACGTGGGGACGATTGGTCACGTGGATCATGGGAAGACGACGTTGACGGCGGCGTTGACGAAGATCATGGCGGCGAGTCACGGTGGTGAGGTCAAGGCGTTTGACGAGATTGACAATGCGCCGGAGGAGCGCGAGCGCGGGATCACGATTGCGACGGCGCACGTGGAGTATGAGAGCGACAATCGTCACTATGCGCACGTGGACTGTCCGGGTCATGCGGACTATGTGAAGAACATGATCACGGGCGCGGCGCAGATGGACGGTGCGGTGCTGGTGGTGAGCGCGGCGGACGGTCCGATGCCGCAGACGCGCGAGCATATCTTGCTGGCCCGCCAGGTGGGCGTTCCCTATATCGTCGTGTATCTGAACAAGTCCGACATGGTTGACGACGAGGAGCTGCTGGAGCTGGTCGAGCTGGAAGTCAGGGATTTGCTTTCGCAGTATGACTTTCCGGGCGACGACACGCCGGTGATCGTGGGCAGCGCGTTGCAGGCGCTGGAGGGCCAGGAGGGCGACCGCGGCGTCGGCAGCGTGCGTGCCTTGGTCGAGGCCATGGACAGCTATATCCCCGAGCCCGAGCGGGCCATTGACGGTGCCTTTTTGATGCCGATCGAGGACGTGTTCTCGATTGCCGGGCGGGGCACCGTGGTGACCGGGAGAGTGGAGCGCGGCGTGGTCAAGGTGGGCGAGGAGGTCGAGATCGTGGGGATCAAGGACACCTCGAAGACCACCTGCACCGGAGTCGAGATGTTCCGCAAGCTTTTGGACGAGGGACAGGCGGGCGACAACGTGGGCGTATTGCTTCGTGGCGTGAAGCGCACCGAGGTCGAAAGAGGCCAGGTGTTGTCGCGTCCCGGTTCGATCACGCCGCACACCCGGTTCAACGCCGAGGTGTATGTCTTGACCAAGGAGGAGGGCGGCCGACACACGCCGTTTTTCAAGGGGTATCGCCCGCAGTTTTATTTTCGGACCACGGACGTGACGGGTGCGGTGAAGTTGCCCCAGGACATGGAGATGGTGATGCCGGGCGACAACGTGCGCATGGAGGTGGACCTGATTGCGCCGATCGCGATGGAGGACGGTCTGCGCTTTGCGATTCGCGAAGGCGGCCGCACCGTCGGCGCCGGCGTGGTCGCGAGCGTGGTTGAATAG
- the secE gene encoding preprotein translocase subunit SecE, protein MAWTLIAALLLVAGVYAYYAFEELPVFVRLAGVLVSLALAAVVLLRTSRGQNAWQFVQSARAELRKVVWPNRQETMQTTATVLVIVLILCVFFWLLDMGLAAITRQLTGG, encoded by the coding sequence ATGGCGTGGACGCTGATCGCCGCGCTGTTGCTGGTGGCCGGGGTCTACGCCTACTACGCCTTCGAGGAACTGCCGGTCTTCGTGCGTTTGGCCGGCGTGCTGGTGAGCCTGGCGCTGGCCGCCGTGGTCCTGCTCAGGACCTCCCGCGGCCAGAACGCCTGGCAGTTCGTCCAGAGCGCGCGCGCCGAACTGCGCAAGGTGGTCTGGCCCAACCGCCAGGAAACCATGCAGACCACCGCCACCGTGCTGGTCATCGTGCTGATTCTGTGCGTGTTCTTCTGGCTGCTGGACATGGGCCTGGCCGCCATCACCCGCCAGCTGACCGGCGGCTGA
- the nusG gene encoding transcription termination/antitermination protein NusG, whose amino-acid sequence MHWYIVQSYSNYEEKVKAALQERIERENMQDKFGRVMVPTEEVVEMRDGQKRRSSRRFFPGYVLVEMDLDESSWYLVNSVPRVLGFVGGTSEHPEPITDEEADRILQQVEEGSEKPRPKVLYEPGEVVRVVDGPFNDFNGVVEQVNYEKNRLRVAVQILGRSTPVDLSFGQVRKA is encoded by the coding sequence ATGCACTGGTACATCGTCCAGTCGTACTCCAACTACGAGGAGAAGGTGAAGGCCGCCCTCCAGGAGCGCATCGAGCGCGAAAACATGCAGGACAAGTTCGGCCGCGTGATGGTGCCCACCGAGGAAGTCGTGGAAATGCGCGACGGTCAGAAGCGCCGGTCCTCGCGACGGTTCTTCCCGGGCTACGTGCTGGTGGAAATGGACCTTGACGAGAGCTCCTGGTACCTGGTCAACAGCGTTCCGCGGGTGCTCGGCTTCGTGGGAGGCACCAGCGAGCATCCCGAGCCGATCACCGACGAGGAGGCCGACCGCATCCTGCAGCAGGTCGAGGAAGGCTCCGAGAAGCCGCGTCCCAAGGTGTTGTACGAACCCGGCGAAGTGGTGCGGGTCGTCGATGGGCCGTTCAACGACTTCAACGGCGTGGTCGAGCAGGTCAACTACGAAAAGAACCGGCTTCGGGTGGCGGTGCAGATACTCGGCCGCTCCACGCCGGTCGATCTCAGTTTCGGTCAGGTGCGCAAGGCATAG
- the rplK gene encoding 50S ribosomal protein L11, producing MAKNVMTVVKMQVGAGQASPSPPVGPALGQHGVNLMEFCKAFNAQTANQEPGMTTPVVVTIYNDRSFTFITKTPPAAVLLRRAAGVDKGSGVPNLEKVGEVTRAQLEEIVRTKDPDLTAADMDAAVRTIAGTARSMGLTVAGGEV from the coding sequence ATGGCGAAGAACGTAATGACAGTGGTCAAGATGCAGGTCGGGGCCGGGCAGGCCAGCCCCAGTCCGCCGGTCGGCCCGGCGCTGGGCCAGCACGGCGTGAACCTGATGGAGTTCTGCAAGGCCTTCAACGCCCAGACCGCCAACCAGGAGCCCGGCATGACCACGCCCGTCGTGGTCACGATCTACAACGACCGCAGCTTCACCTTCATCACCAAGACCCCGCCGGCCGCCGTGCTCCTGCGCCGCGCCGCCGGCGTGGACAAGGGCAGCGGCGTGCCCAACCTGGAAAAGGTGGGCGAGGTGACCCGCGCCCAGCTCGAGGAAATCGTGCGCACCAAGGATCCGGACCTCACCGCCGCCGACATGGACGCCGCCGTGCGCACCATCGCCGGCACCGCGCGCAGCATGGGGCTGACCGTGGCCGGAGGGGAGGTTTAG
- the rplA gene encoding 50S ribosomal protein L1 codes for MGRLSKRQKAMRETSGRRDPLPIDEAIRVVRESVPAKFGESVDVAVNLNVDPRKADQIVRGSTVLPHGLGKEIRVAVFADGEAAEAAVEAGADAVGLSDLADEIKGGKIEHDVYIAAPSAMRVVGALGKVLGPRGLMPNPKSGTVTPNVGEAVRNAKAGQVRYRTDKSGIIHCSIGKKNFSQEAILENLTALLNELVKAKPPAAKGVYMQRITLSSTMGPGVRIDQSSIKLQ; via the coding sequence ATGGGCCGCTTGAGCAAGAGACAGAAGGCCATGCGCGAGACGTCGGGACGCCGGGACCCGCTGCCCATCGACGAGGCCATCCGCGTCGTGCGAGAGAGCGTGCCGGCGAAGTTCGGCGAATCGGTGGACGTGGCCGTGAACCTCAACGTCGATCCGCGCAAGGCCGACCAGATCGTGCGCGGTTCCACCGTGCTGCCGCACGGACTGGGCAAGGAAATCCGGGTGGCCGTGTTCGCCGATGGCGAAGCCGCCGAGGCCGCCGTGGAAGCGGGCGCCGACGCCGTGGGCCTCAGCGACCTGGCCGACGAAATCAAGGGCGGCAAGATCGAACACGACGTGTATATCGCCGCGCCCAGCGCCATGCGGGTCGTGGGTGCGCTCGGCAAGGTGCTGGGCCCGCGCGGGCTGATGCCCAACCCCAAGTCCGGCACCGTGACGCCCAATGTGGGCGAGGCGGTCCGCAACGCCAAGGCCGGCCAGGTGCGCTACCGCACCGACAAGTCCGGGATCATCCACTGCTCGATCGGCAAGAAGAATTTCAGCCAGGAAGCCATCCTCGAAAACCTTACGGCGCTTTTGAACGAACTGGTAAAGGCCAAGCCGCCCGCGGCCAAGGGCGTTTACATGCAGCGCATCACCCTGTCCTCCACGATGGGACCGGGCGTGCGCATCGACCAGTCGAGCATAAAGCTGCAATAG
- a CDS encoding 50S ribosomal protein L10, with amino-acid sequence MPLNLQQKKELVEDLRSAAEGAVVSAAADYRGLNVKEMTDLRRRARGAGVTLRVVKNTLSRRAVKDTPCESLTEALNGPTLLAFSDDDPGSIARLFKDFAKQHEALQPRGFVLDGVLYSGDQTDRIATLPTLDEARAKFLGALKAPMQKLVATIAEPQARLARLLAARQEQAEAE; translated from the coding sequence ATGCCTCTTAACCTTCAACAGAAGAAAGAGCTGGTCGAAGACCTGCGTTCCGCCGCCGAGGGCGCGGTGGTTTCGGCGGCGGCCGACTACCGTGGCCTGAACGTCAAGGAAATGACCGACCTGAGGCGCCGGGCGCGCGGCGCCGGCGTGACGTTGCGCGTGGTCAAGAACACGCTGTCGCGGCGCGCGGTAAAGGACACGCCCTGCGAGAGCCTCACCGAGGCGCTGAACGGCCCCACGCTGCTGGCGTTCTCGGATGACGACCCCGGTTCGATCGCCAGACTTTTCAAGGACTTCGCCAAACAGCACGAGGCGCTTCAACCGCGCGGCTTCGTGCTCGACGGCGTGCTGTATTCCGGCGATCAAACCGACCGGATCGCCACTTTGCCGACGCTGGACGAGGCGCGCGCGAAGTTTCTGGGCGCGCTCAAGGCGCCGATGCAGAAACTGGTCGCCACCATCGCCGAGCCGCAGGCGCGCCTGGCGCGGCTGCTGGCCGCGCGGCAGGAACAAGCGGAAGCCGAATGA
- a CDS encoding 50S ribosomal protein L7/L12: MTAGRAEIREALGKMPVLELVELIKELEEEWGVSAAAAVVAGPAAGPAEEAAAEEEQTEFTVVLQGFGESKVKVIKALRSLTTLGLKEAKDLVESAPAPVSEGVSKEDAEKFKTTLEEAGATVEVK, from the coding sequence ATGACCGCAGGAAGAGCAGAAATCCGCGAAGCACTGGGCAAGATGCCGGTGCTTGAACTGGTAGAACTGATCAAGGAACTCGAGGAAGAGTGGGGCGTCAGCGCGGCCGCGGCCGTCGTTGCCGGTCCCGCCGCGGGCCCGGCCGAGGAGGCCGCCGCCGAGGAGGAGCAGACCGAATTCACGGTCGTGCTGCAAGGCTTCGGCGAGTCCAAGGTCAAGGTCATCAAGGCCCTGCGTTCGCTGACCACCCTCGGTCTCAAGGAGGCCAAGGACCTGGTCGAGAGCGCTCCCGCTCCCGTATCCGAAGGCGTGTCGAAAGAAGACGCCGAGAAATTCAAGACCACGCTCGAAGAAGCCGGCGCCACGGTAGAAGTCAAGTAG
- the rpoB gene encoding DNA-directed RNA polymerase subunit beta encodes MTYSYTEKKRIRKSFGKSSTVLEVPYLLAMQRDSYAQFLQEDTPPPERENVGLHSVFSQIFPIESYTGNVELQYVSYSLGEPPFDEEECRLRGATYAAPFNLMVRLVIFDRGATRAVKEIREQQVYLGEIPLMTGHCSFIINGTDRVIVSQLHRSPGVFFDHDRGKTHSSGKLLHNARVIPYRGSWLDFEFDAKDCVFTRIDRKKKIPATVLLRAMEFSTEEILGLFFERDEYRIDKKGKVKMRLEAARLRGLTARFDIVVGGEQIAPMDRRITQRHVRMLEKSRLKWLELPNLPRYDENGDAATGAEDEDDAHPLIGETLACDVVDTETGEVLAQANDEITHEILRSLIAHGIGKIETIYVNELEHGPYISSTLRVDETRNRDMALVEIYKMMRPGEPPTQEAAKNLFHNLFFSPDRYDLSRVGRMKFNRRVGREETTGSSILSPEDIVEVLRVLLSIRNGKDNVDDIDHLGNRRVRCVGEMAENALRQGLARVERAVKERLSMAESDGLMPQEMINAKPVSAAIKEFFGSNQLSQFMDQNNPLAETTHKRRVSALGAGGLTRERAGFEVRDVHPTHYGRVCPIETPEGPNIGLINSLAVYARTNEYGILETPYRRVTDGKVTNTIDYLSAIEEGQYVIAQANARLTGEGGFTQPLVRVRYRNESTLMPRERIQYMDVSPRQTVSVAAALIPFLEHGDANRALMGSNMQRQAVPTLRAEPPLVGTGMERAVAIDSGSCTVARRSGVVDYLDSSRIVVRVEQEDAGADEPGVDIYNLVKYQRTNQNTCMNQRPQVRKGDRVEAGDVLADGAATSLGELALGQNLLVAFMPWNGYNFEDSILISERLVHEDRFTSIHIEELTCMARDTKLGAEEITADIPNVGEAALAKLDESGIAFIGAEVKAGDILVGKVTPKGETQFTPEEKLLRAIFGEKASDIKDTSLRVPAGMDGTVIDVRVFTREGVEKDKRALANEDQELAGVKKDLDDQRRIIEEDLFQRVRELIEGKMADGGPEGFKPGKVTPRKLETLPRDQWFEISMRARKLNENLERARERLQQIREEMDSRFTEKARKITAGDELAAGVRKMVKVYMAVKRRVQPGDKVAGRHGNKGVISTIVPVEDMPYLDDGTPVDMVLNPLGVPSRMNTGQILECHLGWAAKALGLQLGELISQDGRKGTLRETLEKIYDYSGTGSGQSVESLEDDDLADLANNLANGVTMATPVFDGATEAEIKDMLKLAELPESGQTTLYDGRTGQAFDREVTVGYMYMLKLNHLVDDKMHARSTGPYSLVTQQPLGGKAQFGGQRFGEMEVWALEAYGAAHTLQEMLTVKSDDQSGRSRMFKSIVDGRHRVEAGMPESFNVLVKEIRALGINVELTRN; translated from the coding sequence ATGACCTATAGCTATACCGAAAAGAAACGTATCCGCAAGAGCTTCGGGAAGAGCTCCACCGTGCTGGAGGTGCCGTACCTGCTGGCGATGCAGCGCGACAGTTACGCGCAGTTCCTGCAGGAGGACACCCCCCCGCCCGAGCGCGAGAACGTGGGCCTGCATTCCGTTTTCTCGCAGATATTTCCGATCGAGAGCTACACGGGCAACGTCGAACTGCAGTACGTGAGCTACAGCCTCGGCGAACCGCCCTTCGACGAGGAGGAGTGCCGGCTGCGCGGCGCCACCTACGCCGCCCCCTTCAACCTGATGGTGCGCCTGGTCATCTTCGACCGCGGCGCCACCCGCGCTGTCAAGGAGATCCGCGAGCAGCAGGTCTATCTGGGCGAGATTCCGCTGATGACCGGGCACTGCAGCTTCATCATCAACGGCACCGACCGGGTCATCGTTTCCCAGTTGCACCGTTCCCCGGGCGTGTTCTTCGACCACGACCGCGGCAAGACCCATTCGTCCGGCAAGCTGCTGCACAACGCCCGCGTGATTCCCTACCGCGGCTCCTGGCTGGACTTCGAGTTCGACGCCAAGGACTGCGTCTTTACCCGCATCGACCGCAAGAAGAAGATCCCGGCCACGGTGCTGCTCCGGGCCATGGAATTCTCCACCGAAGAAATACTCGGCCTGTTCTTCGAGCGCGACGAGTACCGCATCGACAAGAAGGGCAAGGTGAAGATGCGCCTGGAGGCGGCGCGCCTTCGGGGCCTGACCGCGCGCTTCGACATCGTCGTGGGCGGCGAACAGATCGCACCCATGGACCGCCGCATCACCCAGCGCCACGTGCGGATGCTGGAGAAATCGCGGCTGAAATGGCTGGAGCTGCCGAATCTGCCCAGGTACGACGAAAACGGCGATGCCGCCACCGGCGCCGAGGACGAGGACGACGCCCACCCGCTGATCGGGGAAACCCTGGCCTGCGACGTGGTGGATACCGAGACCGGCGAAGTGCTGGCCCAGGCCAACGACGAGATCACCCACGAGATCCTGCGCAGCCTGATCGCCCACGGCATCGGCAAGATCGAGACCATTTACGTCAATGAGCTGGAGCACGGTCCGTACATATCCTCCACGCTGCGGGTGGACGAGACCCGCAACCGCGACATGGCCTTGGTCGAGATCTACAAGATGATGCGGCCCGGCGAGCCTCCCACCCAGGAAGCGGCCAAGAACCTGTTCCACAACCTGTTCTTCAGCCCGGACCGCTACGACCTCTCGCGCGTCGGCCGGATGAAGTTCAACCGCCGCGTGGGCCGCGAGGAGACCACCGGCAGTTCGATCCTGAGTCCGGAAGACATCGTGGAGGTGTTGCGCGTGCTGCTGAGCATCCGCAACGGCAAGGACAACGTCGACGACATCGATCACCTCGGCAACCGCCGCGTGCGCTGCGTGGGCGAAATGGCCGAGAACGCCCTGCGCCAGGGTCTGGCGCGGGTCGAGCGGGCGGTCAAGGAGCGCCTGTCCATGGCCGAGAGCGACGGCCTGATGCCGCAGGAGATGATCAACGCCAAGCCGGTATCGGCGGCCATCAAGGAGTTCTTCGGTTCGAACCAGCTTTCGCAGTTCATGGACCAGAACAACCCGCTGGCCGAAACCACCCACAAGCGGCGGGTCTCGGCGCTGGGCGCCGGCGGCCTGACCCGCGAGCGGGCCGGCTTCGAGGTGCGCGACGTGCATCCCACCCACTACGGCCGGGTGTGCCCGATCGAGACCCCGGAAGGTCCGAACATCGGCCTGATCAATTCGCTGGCGGTCTATGCGCGCACGAACGAATACGGCATCCTGGAAACGCCGTACCGGCGCGTCACCGACGGCAAGGTCACGAACACCATCGACTACCTGTCGGCCATCGAGGAAGGCCAGTACGTGATCGCCCAGGCCAACGCCAGGCTCACAGGCGAGGGCGGGTTCACGCAGCCGCTGGTGCGGGTGCGCTACCGCAACGAATCCACGCTGATGCCGCGCGAGCGCATCCAGTACATGGACGTCTCGCCGCGCCAGACGGTGTCGGTGGCCGCCGCGCTGATTCCCTTCCTCGAGCACGGCGACGCCAACCGCGCGCTGATGGGCTCGAACATGCAACGCCAGGCCGTGCCCACGCTTCGGGCCGAACCGCCGCTGGTCGGCACCGGCATGGAGCGGGCGGTGGCGATCGATTCAGGGTCCTGCACCGTGGCGCGCCGTTCCGGCGTCGTGGACTACCTGGATTCCTCGCGCATCGTCGTGCGCGTGGAGCAGGAGGACGCCGGGGCCGACGAGCCGGGCGTGGACATCTACAACCTGGTGAAATACCAGCGCACCAATCAGAACACCTGCATGAACCAGCGCCCGCAGGTGCGCAAGGGCGACCGGGTCGAGGCCGGCGACGTGCTGGCGGACGGCGCCGCCACCAGCCTGGGCGAGCTGGCCCTGGGCCAGAACCTGCTGGTGGCCTTCATGCCCTGGAACGGCTACAACTTCGAGGACTCCATCCTCATTTCCGAGCGCCTGGTGCACGAGGACCGCTTCACCAGCATCCACATCGAGGAACTGACCTGCATGGCGCGCGACACCAAGCTCGGCGCCGAGGAGATCACCGCCGACATCCCCAACGTGGGCGAGGCGGCGCTGGCCAAGCTGGACGAGTCCGGCATCGCCTTCATCGGTGCGGAAGTGAAGGCCGGCGACATCCTGGTCGGCAAGGTCACCCCCAAGGGCGAGACCCAGTTCACGCCCGAGGAGAAACTGCTGCGCGCGATCTTCGGCGAGAAGGCTTCCGACATCAAGGACACGTCGCTCAGGGTCCCGGCCGGCATGGACGGCACGGTGATCGACGTGCGCGTGTTCACCCGCGAGGGCGTGGAGAAGGACAAGCGCGCGCTGGCCAACGAGGACCAGGAGCTGGCCGGCGTCAAGAAGGACCTGGACGACCAGCGCCGGATCATCGAGGAAGACCTGTTCCAGCGCGTGCGCGAACTGATCGAGGGCAAGATGGCAGACGGCGGACCGGAAGGCTTCAAGCCCGGCAAGGTCACGCCCAGGAAGCTTGAGACCCTGCCGCGCGATCAGTGGTTCGAGATCAGCATGCGCGCCCGCAAGCTCAACGAGAACCTCGAACGCGCCCGCGAGCGGCTGCAGCAGATCCGCGAGGAGATGGATAGCCGTTTCACCGAGAAGGCCCGCAAGATCACGGCCGGCGACGAACTGGCCGCCGGCGTGCGCAAGATGGTCAAGGTGTACATGGCCGTCAAGCGCCGGGTGCAGCCCGGCGACAAGGTGGCCGGACGCCACGGCAACAAGGGCGTGATCTCCACGATCGTGCCGGTGGAGGACATGCCGTACCTGGACGACGGCACCCCGGTGGACATGGTGCTCAATCCCCTGGGCGTGCCGTCGCGCATGAACACGGGACAGATTCTCGAGTGCCATCTCGGCTGGGCGGCCAAGGCCCTGGGCCTGCAGCTCGGCGAGCTGATCTCGCAGGACGGCAGGAAGGGCACCCTGCGCGAAACGCTGGAGAAGATCTACGACTATTCCGGCACGGGCAGCGGCCAGAGCGTCGAGTCGCTCGAAGACGACGATCTTGCCGACCTGGCCAACAACCTGGCCAACGGCGTGACCATGGCCACGCCGGTGTTCGACGGCGCCACCGAGGCCGAGATCAAGGACATGCTCAAGCTGGCGGAACTGCCGGAGTCGGGGCAGACCACTCTGTATGACGGGCGCACGGGGCAGGCCTTCGACCGCGAGGTGACGGTCGGCTACATGTACATGCTCAAGCTCAACCACCTGGTGGACGACAAGATGCATGCCCGCTCCACCGGCCCGTATAGCCTCGTGACCCAGCAGCCGCTGGGCGGCAAGGCCCAGTTCGGCGGACAGCGTTTCGGCGAAATGGAGGTGTGGGCGCTGGAAGCCTACGGCGCGGCGCACACGCTGCAGGAGATGCTCACCGTCAAGTCCGACGACCAGTCCGGCCGCAGCCGGATGTTCAAGAGCATCGTGGATGGACGCCACCGGGTGGAGGCCGGCATGCCGGAATCCTTCAACGTCCTGGTGAAGGAGATCCGAGCGCTCGGCATCAACGTGGAGCTCACCCGCAACTGA